Proteins from a genomic interval of Kitasatospora herbaricolor:
- a CDS encoding TAXI family TRAP transporter solute-binding subunit yields the protein MTASPTARLGAAARAAARSRLWRVVLALVLVLAALGGWWLSAAGSPGYPRGETGFATGVQRGVYDRYGQLLQEHVAGAMPGVRLRLDNSQGSLDNLERVTSGRDDFAIATADSVAKYSGPGKDRLRAIARLYDDYLQLVVPADSPVQRTADLKGLRVGVGQSLSGVNLVTRRLLAAAGLDPDKDVRPSMLGVGDAADQLQAGRLDAFFWSGGLPTSALTDLSEHFRIKFVPLGDLAEIVHQVEGGGTDAYRAATIPSNTYPKAGPTEPVSTVAVPNLLVTRDDVDTGLVQGMTRAVIDSRDRIGSQVHAAQLVDLRTAVYTDPLPLHEGARRYYRSVKP from the coding sequence ATGACCGCCTCCCCCACCGCCCGCCTCGGCGCCGCCGCCCGCGCGGCCGCCCGCAGCCGGCTGTGGCGCGTCGTGCTGGCCCTGGTGCTGGTGCTGGCGGCGCTGGGCGGCTGGTGGCTGTCGGCCGCGGGATCTCCGGGGTACCCGCGCGGGGAGACCGGTTTCGCGACCGGCGTCCAGCGCGGGGTGTACGACCGCTACGGCCAGCTGCTCCAGGAGCACGTGGCCGGGGCGATGCCCGGCGTCCGGCTGCGGCTGGACAATTCGCAGGGCTCGCTGGACAACCTGGAGCGGGTGACGTCCGGGCGGGACGACTTCGCGATCGCGACCGCCGACTCGGTGGCGAAGTACTCGGGGCCGGGCAAGGACCGGCTGCGGGCGATCGCCCGGCTCTACGACGACTACCTGCAGCTGGTCGTCCCGGCGGATTCGCCGGTGCAACGGACGGCCGACCTCAAGGGCCTGCGGGTGGGGGTCGGGCAGTCGCTCTCCGGGGTCAACCTGGTGACCCGGCGGCTGCTGGCGGCGGCCGGGCTGGACCCGGACAAGGACGTCCGGCCGTCGATGCTCGGGGTCGGGGACGCCGCCGACCAGCTGCAGGCCGGCCGGCTGGACGCGTTCTTCTGGTCCGGCGGACTGCCCACCAGCGCGCTGACCGACCTGTCGGAGCACTTCCGGATCAAGTTCGTACCGCTCGGCGACCTCGCGGAGATCGTCCACCAGGTGGAGGGCGGCGGGACGGACGCCTACCGGGCCGCGACGATCCCCAGCAACACCTACCCGAAGGCCGGGCCGACCGAGCCGGTCTCCACCGTCGCGGTGCCCAACCTGCTGGTCACCCGGGACGACGTCGACACCGGCCTGGTGCAGGGCATGACCCGGGCGGTGATAGACAGCCGCGACCGGATCGGCTCCCAGGTGCACGCCGCCCAGCTGGTGGACCTGCGCACCGCCGTCTACACCGATCCGCTGCCGCTGCACGAGGGAGCCCGGCGGTACTACCGCTCGGTCAAGCCGTAG
- the miaB gene encoding tRNA (N6-isopentenyl adenosine(37)-C2)-methylthiotransferase MiaB: MSGDSGLKSYKVVTYGCQMNVHDSERLSGLLEDAGYVKATSDGDPDLVVFNTCAVRENADNKLYGNLGQLAPAKTRHKGMQIAVGGCLAQKDRDTIVRKAPWVDVVFGTHNIGHLPALLERARIEQQAQVEILESLETFPSTLPTRRESAYAAWVAISVGCNNTCTFCIVPALRGKEEDRRPGDVLAEIEALVGEGVIEVTLLGQNVNSYGSDLGDREAFSKLLRAAGQIEGLERIRFTSPHPRDFTDDVIAAMAETPNVMHQLHMPLQSGSDTVLKAMRRSYRQERFLGIIRKVREAMPDAAISTDIIVGFPGETEEDFEQTMHTVREARFANAFTFQYSKRPGTPAADMDGQIPKAVVQERYNRLIALQEEISWEENKKQVGRTLEILVAEGEGKKDDRTDRLSGRAPDNRLVHFTRPASPVRPGDVVTVEITYAAPHHLLAEGPTLAVRRTRAGDAWEKRQAAPAAKPAGVMLGLPGIGAPAPPAAAPASACCGD; encoded by the coding sequence GTGAGCGGTGACAGCGGATTGAAGAGCTACAAGGTCGTCACGTACGGCTGCCAGATGAACGTCCACGACTCCGAGCGCCTGTCCGGGCTGCTGGAGGACGCGGGGTACGTCAAGGCCACCTCGGACGGGGATCCCGACCTGGTGGTCTTCAACACGTGCGCGGTGCGCGAGAACGCCGACAACAAGCTGTACGGCAACCTCGGCCAGCTGGCGCCGGCGAAGACCCGCCACAAGGGCATGCAGATCGCGGTCGGCGGCTGCCTCGCGCAGAAGGACCGCGACACCATCGTGCGCAAGGCGCCGTGGGTCGACGTGGTCTTCGGCACCCACAACATCGGGCACCTGCCGGCGCTGCTGGAGCGGGCCCGGATCGAGCAGCAGGCCCAGGTGGAGATCCTGGAGTCGCTGGAGACCTTCCCCTCCACGCTGCCGACCCGCCGGGAGTCCGCCTACGCGGCGTGGGTGGCCATCTCGGTCGGCTGCAACAACACCTGCACCTTCTGCATCGTGCCCGCGCTGCGCGGCAAGGAGGAGGACCGCCGCCCCGGCGACGTCCTCGCCGAGATCGAGGCGCTGGTCGGCGAGGGCGTCATCGAGGTCACCCTGCTCGGCCAGAACGTCAACTCCTACGGCTCCGACCTGGGCGACCGCGAGGCGTTCTCCAAGCTGCTGCGCGCCGCCGGGCAGATCGAGGGCCTGGAGCGGATCCGCTTCACCTCGCCGCACCCGCGCGACTTCACCGACGACGTGATCGCCGCGATGGCCGAGACCCCGAACGTGATGCACCAGCTGCACATGCCGCTGCAGTCCGGCTCGGACACGGTGCTGAAGGCGATGCGCCGCTCGTACCGGCAGGAGCGGTTCCTCGGGATCATCCGCAAGGTGCGCGAGGCGATGCCGGACGCCGCCATCTCCACCGACATCATCGTGGGCTTCCCCGGCGAGACCGAGGAGGACTTCGAGCAGACCATGCACACGGTCCGCGAGGCCCGCTTCGCCAACGCCTTCACCTTCCAGTACTCCAAGCGCCCCGGGACCCCGGCCGCCGACATGGACGGCCAGATCCCCAAGGCCGTGGTGCAGGAGCGCTACAACCGGCTGATCGCCCTCCAGGAGGAGATCTCCTGGGAGGAGAACAAGAAGCAGGTCGGCCGCACCCTGGAGATCCTGGTCGCCGAGGGCGAGGGCAAGAAGGACGACCGCACCGACCGGCTCTCCGGCCGCGCGCCCGACAACCGGCTGGTGCACTTCACCCGGCCCGCGTCGCCGGTGCGCCCCGGTGACGTGGTGACGGTCGAGATCACCTACGCCGCGCCGCACCACCTGCTCGCCGAGGGCCCGACCCTCGCGGTGCGCCGCACCCGGGCGGGCGACGCCTGGGAGAAGCGCCAGGCCGCCCCGGCCGCCAAGCCTGCCGGCGTGATGCTGGGCCTGCCCGGGATCGGTGCGCCCGCGCCGCCGGCCGCCGCCCCGGCGAGCGCCTGCTGCGGGGACTGA
- a CDS encoding class III extradiol dioxygenase subunit B-like domain-containing protein translates to MLVAAAVCPSPPLLVPEVAAGAAAELEPLRAACAEAVAELVAAGPELIVVVGTGPEPEVWTEGGAGSFRRFGVGLAVRLPSGGVDGPELTPALTVGAWLLDRAGVALPTHACAVPADSPADRMTGLGKGLAGLADRVGLLVMGDGSTCRSVKAPGYFDERAEEYDAAVARALGSADLAALAALDARLGAELQADGRAPWQVLAGAAEGTELRARLGYQDAPYGVGYFVASWR, encoded by the coding sequence ATGCTCGTAGCCGCCGCCGTGTGCCCCAGTCCGCCGCTGCTCGTGCCGGAGGTCGCCGCCGGTGCGGCGGCCGAGCTGGAGCCGCTGCGCGCGGCCTGCGCGGAGGCGGTCGCGGAGCTGGTGGCTGCCGGGCCGGAGCTGATCGTCGTGGTCGGCACCGGGCCCGAGCCCGAGGTGTGGACCGAGGGCGGGGCCGGCTCGTTCCGCCGCTTCGGGGTCGGGCTGGCCGTCCGGCTGCCGTCCGGCGGTGTCGACGGCCCGGAACTCACGCCCGCGCTCACGGTCGGCGCCTGGCTGCTGGACCGGGCGGGCGTGGCGCTGCCGACGCACGCCTGCGCCGTCCCGGCCGACTCGCCCGCCGACCGGATGACCGGCCTCGGCAAGGGCCTGGCCGGCCTCGCCGACCGGGTCGGGCTGCTGGTGATGGGGGACGGCAGCACCTGCCGCTCGGTGAAGGCGCCGGGCTACTTCGACGAGCGCGCCGAGGAGTACGACGCCGCCGTCGCGCGGGCCCTCGGCTCCGCTGACCTGGCCGCGCTGGCCGCCCTGGACGCCCGGCTCGGCGCCGAACTGCAGGCCGACGGCCGGGCCCCCTGGCAGGTGCTGGCGGGCGCCGCCGAGGGCACCGAGCTGCGGGCCCGGCTCGGCTACCAGGACGCGCCGTACGGCGTCGGCTACTTCGTGGCCTCCTGGCGCTGA
- a CDS encoding antitoxin, producing MGMMDNLKGKAEELKEKASELTGKHNEQIDHAVDKAGDAIDKVTKGKYSEKIEHGTTKAKDAVDGFAHRPHPDGGTGGTAGNGQRPGA from the coding sequence ATGGGCATGATGGACAACCTCAAGGGCAAGGCCGAGGAGCTCAAGGAGAAGGCCAGCGAACTCACCGGCAAGCACAACGAGCAGATCGACCACGCGGTCGACAAGGCCGGCGACGCGATCGACAAGGTCACCAAGGGCAAGTACAGCGAGAAGATCGAGCACGGGACCACGAAGGCCAAGGACGCGGTGGACGGCTTCGCGCACCGTCCGCACCCGGACGGCGGCACCGGCGGCACCGCGGGAAACGGCCAGCGGCCGGGGGCCTGA
- the dapF gene encoding diaminopimelate epimerase codes for MVRVSESPLQQAGLPFLKGHGTQNDFVILPDPDGRLVIGPEAVAVLCDRRAGIGGDGLLRVVRAAADPVSAPLADRAEWFMDYRNSDGSIAEMCGNGLRVFARYLVHAGLAEPGPLAVATRAGVLRVRIAEDAADGTPGDVTVDMGVARLPGPDGIEVTVGNRRWPARNVNMGNPHAVAFVDDLDHAGDLLAAPLTSPDGVYPEGVNVEFVVDRGPRHVAMRVHERGSGETRSCGTGACAVAVATARRDGADPAVTGESVSYVVDLPGGRLVIAEHPDGRVEMTGPAVIVGSGVLEPDWLAALPR; via the coding sequence ATCGTCCGTGTGAGCGAATCCCCGTTGCAGCAGGCCGGCCTCCCCTTCCTCAAGGGGCACGGCACCCAGAACGACTTCGTCATCCTGCCCGACCCGGACGGGCGGCTGGTGATCGGTCCGGAGGCCGTCGCCGTGCTCTGCGACCGTCGGGCCGGGATCGGCGGCGACGGACTGCTGCGGGTGGTGCGCGCCGCGGCCGACCCGGTCTCCGCGCCGCTGGCCGACCGTGCCGAGTGGTTCATGGACTACCGCAACTCCGACGGCAGCATCGCCGAGATGTGCGGCAACGGCCTGCGGGTCTTCGCCCGCTACCTGGTGCACGCGGGCCTGGCCGAGCCCGGGCCGCTGGCCGTCGCCACCCGCGCGGGCGTGCTCCGGGTGCGGATCGCCGAGGACGCGGCCGACGGCACCCCCGGCGACGTCACCGTGGACATGGGCGTGGCCCGGCTGCCCGGTCCGGACGGGATCGAGGTGACGGTCGGGAACCGGCGCTGGCCGGCCCGCAACGTGAACATGGGCAACCCGCACGCGGTCGCCTTCGTCGACGACCTCGACCACGCCGGCGACCTGCTGGCCGCGCCGCTGACCAGCCCGGACGGGGTCTACCCGGAGGGCGTCAACGTGGAGTTCGTGGTGGACCGCGGCCCCCGGCACGTCGCCATGCGGGTGCACGAGCGAGGCTCCGGCGAGACCCGCTCCTGCGGGACCGGCGCCTGCGCGGTGGCGGTCGCGACCGCCCGCCGGGACGGCGCCGATCCCGCGGTCACCGGGGAGAGCGTCAGCTACGTGGTGGACCTGCCGGGCGGACGGCTGGTCATCGCCGAGCACCCGGACGGCCGGGTGGAGATGACCGGTCCGGCCGTGATCGTCGGCAGCGGCGTCCTGGAGCCGGACTGGCTCGCCGCCCTCCCGCGCTGA
- a CDS encoding RelA/SpoT family protein, translating to MTVEAGQPETGQLSVAGLGALQPSALPPAAPRPNPPQPAALAAPPPAPPAADDSRAARPGPVRRPLGGLGRGALGRAGRAALLATGRQPVPDAIEPIVQAHRRHHPQADIGLLGRAYRTAEASHRGQTRKSGEPFITHPLAVTMILAQLGAGTTTLVASLLHDTVEDTEVTLDQVSADFGPEVAYLVDGVTKLEKVDFGAAAEAETFRKMLVATGDDVRVMVIKLADRLHNMRTIRHMKPASQARIAKVTRDVLIPLAERLGIQVVKAELEDIVFATLHPEEHARTRALVAAHEADQDTLLQPFAEALGRQLAEAGVPAEVTVRPRHGVSVHRVMVKRSGAAGRDGLPQGLHPADFGRVLVVVEENADCYAVLGELHTCWTPLPGEFKDFVAAPKFNLYQSLHTAVAVDGEVVEVLVRTRQMHLVAETGVVALGDPHQPGGQPAGQPATGQPTGQPGGQGPRDELDRTDPARPGWLSRLLEWQQETPDPDAFWSTLTAELAGDREITVVTESGETLQLRAGASCVDAAYLIGEETGHRCIGARVNGRLTALSTTLEDGDVLGVLTEGGGPDQPGAAVGAEPSGPAPEWLAYARTPGARLAIERWLVDHPAGAPVVRTGPSAEQPAPPGPPAAGRGAAPVAVAGRPGVPVRLARCCTPVPPDEVTGYATKGGSVTVHRAGCPAGERMRAAGRGPLGITWVPEAVPPSGYRVTLRAEALNRPRLLADLTAVMSAEGIGIVSAEVEPPQELRVRHTYTIELPTAGTLPLVMRAMLRVSGVYDVCRPQPEGAGNADDPPGPGVRPSWGIHGRSAAFPEV from the coding sequence ATGACCGTCGAAGCCGGGCAGCCCGAGACCGGGCAGCTCAGTGTCGCAGGGCTCGGTGCCCTGCAGCCGAGTGCGCTCCCGCCCGCCGCTCCGCGGCCGAACCCCCCGCAGCCTGCGGCGCTCGCCGCCCCGCCGCCCGCCCCGCCGGCCGCAGACGACTCCCGGGCCGCCAGGCCCGGCCCGGTCAGACGCCCGCTCGGCGGGCTCGGCCGGGGAGCGCTGGGCCGGGCGGGCCGCGCCGCGCTGCTGGCCACCGGCCGCCAGCCGGTGCCCGACGCCATCGAGCCGATCGTGCAGGCGCACCGCCGGCACCATCCGCAGGCGGACATCGGCCTGCTCGGCCGGGCCTACCGGACGGCGGAGGCCAGCCACCGCGGGCAGACCCGCAAGAGCGGCGAGCCGTTCATCACCCACCCGCTCGCGGTCACCATGATCCTGGCCCAGCTCGGCGCCGGCACCACCACCCTGGTCGCCTCGCTGCTCCACGACACCGTGGAGGACACCGAGGTGACGCTCGACCAGGTCAGCGCCGACTTCGGCCCCGAGGTGGCCTATCTGGTCGACGGCGTCACCAAGTTGGAGAAGGTCGACTTCGGTGCGGCCGCCGAGGCCGAGACCTTCCGCAAGATGCTGGTCGCGACCGGCGACGACGTCCGGGTGATGGTGATCAAGCTCGCCGACCGGCTGCACAACATGCGGACGATCCGTCACATGAAGCCGGCCAGCCAGGCGCGGATCGCCAAGGTCACCCGGGACGTGCTGATCCCGCTCGCCGAGCGGCTCGGCATCCAGGTGGTGAAGGCGGAGCTGGAGGACATCGTCTTCGCCACCCTGCACCCCGAGGAGCACGCCCGGACCAGGGCGCTGGTCGCCGCCCACGAGGCCGACCAGGACACCCTGCTGCAGCCGTTCGCGGAGGCGCTGGGCCGCCAGCTCGCCGAGGCCGGGGTGCCCGCCGAGGTGACCGTCCGGCCCCGGCACGGCGTCTCGGTGCACCGGGTGATGGTGAAGCGCTCCGGCGCGGCCGGCCGGGACGGGCTGCCGCAGGGTCTGCACCCGGCCGACTTCGGGCGGGTGCTGGTGGTGGTCGAGGAGAACGCCGACTGCTACGCCGTGCTCGGTGAGCTGCACACCTGCTGGACCCCGCTGCCGGGTGAGTTCAAGGACTTCGTGGCGGCCCCCAAGTTCAACCTCTACCAGTCCCTGCACACCGCCGTCGCGGTCGACGGCGAGGTGGTGGAGGTACTGGTCAGGACCCGGCAGATGCACCTGGTGGCCGAGACCGGCGTGGTCGCGCTGGGCGACCCGCACCAGCCCGGCGGGCAGCCGGCGGGGCAGCCCGCCACCGGGCAGCCGACCGGGCAACCGGGCGGCCAGGGCCCGCGCGACGAGCTGGACCGGACGGACCCGGCCCGGCCCGGCTGGCTCAGCCGGCTGCTGGAGTGGCAGCAGGAGACGCCCGACCCGGACGCCTTCTGGTCCACCCTCACCGCCGAGCTGGCCGGCGACCGCGAGATCACCGTGGTGACGGAGAGCGGCGAAACGCTTCAGCTCCGGGCCGGCGCCAGCTGCGTGGACGCCGCGTACCTGATCGGCGAGGAGACCGGCCACCGATGTATCGGCGCCCGGGTCAACGGCCGGCTCACCGCGCTCTCCACCACGCTGGAGGACGGCGACGTGCTGGGCGTCCTCACCGAGGGCGGCGGTCCGGACCAGCCCGGCGCGGCAGTGGGCGCGGAGCCCTCCGGGCCGGCGCCCGAGTGGCTGGCGTACGCCCGTACTCCCGGCGCGCGGCTGGCCATCGAGCGCTGGCTCGTCGACCACCCCGCCGGCGCGCCGGTGGTGCGCACCGGTCCCTCCGCCGAGCAGCCCGCCCCGCCCGGGCCGCCGGCCGCCGGCCGGGGCGCCGCCCCGGTGGCGGTCGCCGGGCGGCCCGGCGTACCGGTCCGGCTGGCCCGCTGCTGCACCCCGGTGCCGCCGGACGAGGTCACCGGCTACGCGACCAAGGGCGGCTCGGTCACCGTGCACCGGGCGGGCTGCCCGGCGGGGGAGCGGATGCGCGCCGCCGGCCGCGGCCCGCTCGGCATCACCTGGGTGCCGGAGGCGGTGCCGCCCTCCGGCTACCGGGTCACGCTGCGGGCCGAGGCGCTCAACCGGCCCCGGCTGCTGGCCGACCTCACCGCCGTGATGTCCGCCGAGGGGATCGGCATCGTGTCCGCCGAGGTGGAGCCGCCGCAGGAGCTGCGGGTCCGCCACACCTACACGATCGAGCTGCCCACGGCCGGCACGCTGCCGCTGGTGATGCGGGCGATGCTGCGGGTCTCCGGGGTGTACGACGTGTGCCGGCCGCAGCCGGAGGGTGCGGGAAATGCGGATGACCCGCCCGGTCCGGGCGTGCGACCATCATGGGGAATTCACGGCCGGTCCGCGGCGTTCCCAGAGGTGTAG
- the hflX gene encoding GTPase HflX, producing the protein MTSTFETRDQSEDSSRRLGDLRAEALMDEDLAAIDEDRDRHYDGDQYDRSDRAALRRVVGLSTELQDVTEVEYRQLRLERVVLVGVWTDGTVEEAENSLAELAALAETAGSEVLDGVIQRRDKPDAATYIGSGKARELRDIVAATGADTVVCDGELTPGQLIQLEDVVKVKVVDRTALILDIFAQHAKSREGKAQVSLAQMQYMLPRLRGWGQSLSRQMGGGGSGSSGGGMATRGPGETKIETDRRRIREKMAKLRKEIADMKKGRDTKRQERKRHQVPSVAIAGYTNAGKSSLLNRLTGAGVLVENALFATLDPTVRRAQTPSGRVYTLADTVGFVRHLPHHLVEAFRSTMEEVADADLILHVVDGSHPEPETQLAAVREVIVSVDAQNVPEVVVINKADAADPLVLQRLLRREPHAIVVSARSGMGIEELLRLIDEELPRPAIEVQALVPYTRGDLVSRVHAEGELLATEHTGEGTLIKAKVAAELAAELERYTVVTQG; encoded by the coding sequence ATGACCTCCACGTTCGAAACCCGCGACCAATCCGAAGACTCCTCCCGTCGCCTCGGCGACCTCCGGGCCGAGGCCCTGATGGACGAGGACCTCGCGGCCATCGACGAGGACCGCGACCGCCACTACGACGGCGACCAGTACGACCGGAGCGACCGCGCCGCGCTGCGCCGTGTCGTCGGCCTCTCCACCGAACTCCAGGACGTCACCGAGGTCGAGTACCGCCAGCTCCGCCTGGAGCGCGTGGTGCTCGTCGGCGTCTGGACGGACGGCACCGTCGAGGAGGCGGAGAACTCGCTCGCCGAGCTCGCCGCCCTCGCCGAGACCGCCGGCTCCGAGGTGCTGGACGGTGTGATCCAGCGCCGCGACAAGCCCGACGCCGCGACCTACATCGGCTCCGGCAAGGCCCGCGAGCTGCGCGACATCGTCGCCGCGACCGGCGCCGACACCGTGGTCTGCGACGGTGAGCTCACCCCCGGCCAGCTGATCCAGCTGGAGGACGTGGTCAAGGTCAAGGTCGTCGACCGGACGGCCCTGATCCTGGACATCTTCGCCCAGCACGCCAAGTCCCGTGAGGGCAAGGCGCAGGTCTCGCTCGCGCAGATGCAGTACATGCTGCCGCGGCTGCGAGGCTGGGGCCAGTCGCTCTCCCGTCAGATGGGTGGTGGCGGCTCCGGGTCCTCCGGCGGCGGCATGGCCACCCGTGGTCCCGGTGAGACCAAGATCGAGACGGACCGGCGACGGATCCGCGAGAAGATGGCGAAGCTCCGCAAGGAGATCGCCGACATGAAGAAGGGCCGGGACACCAAGCGCCAGGAGCGCAAGCGCCACCAGGTGCCGTCCGTGGCCATCGCCGGTTACACCAACGCCGGCAAGTCCTCGCTGCTCAACCGGCTCACCGGCGCCGGCGTCCTGGTGGAGAACGCCCTGTTCGCCACCCTGGACCCGACCGTCCGCCGGGCGCAGACCCCGAGCGGCCGGGTGTACACGCTGGCCGACACCGTCGGCTTCGTCCGGCACCTGCCGCACCACCTGGTCGAGGCCTTCCGCTCCACCATGGAGGAGGTCGCCGACGCCGACCTCATCCTGCACGTGGTGGACGGCTCGCACCCGGAGCCGGAGACGCAGCTGGCGGCCGTCCGCGAGGTGATCGTCTCGGTCGACGCGCAGAACGTGCCGGAGGTCGTCGTGATCAACAAGGCGGACGCCGCCGACCCGCTCGTCCTGCAGCGCCTGCTGCGCCGCGAGCCGCACGCCATCGTGGTCTCGGCCCGCAGCGGGATGGGCATCGAGGAACTGCTGCGCCTCATCGACGAGGAACTCCCGAGGCCCGCCATCGAGGTCCAGGCGCTGGTCCCTTACACCCGGGGCGACCTGGTCTCCCGGGTGCACGCCGAGGGTGAGCTGCTCGCCACCGAGCACACCGGCGAGGGCACCCTGATCAAGGCCAAGGTGGCCGCCGAGCTGGCGGCCGAGCTGGAGCGCTACACCGTGGTGACGCAGGGCTGA
- a CDS encoding trypsin-like serine peptidase, whose protein sequence is MSNTVRTSPVRRRAALACASVLAVLSLTATACGPENGDPSTDAGGTSAPTVAASGSAPGKPGLGLPTSLADLANWSLDDWAKFANDNILKNDVVKGFWDMTKMEAAAGRDTPEFSTQSATAQNETDAQLPGPIPAKPQAHPYNAATAVLGKLFLEDGKGGGGYCSATVVSDPANPGRSNLVYTASHCLHEGKGGKFFQKMTFVPSFNKSGAYSNGKKASEAEMAPYGWWAADEAYVSPQWAAEGGHDGGPVSQYDFGMIHVHNMNGGGKSLEETVGSSVPVWFNAPRDQINSAFAYGYPSAAPFDGRELEHCDSTVKPAKLSFEAARPTMYVIGCTMTPGSSGGGWFVTKDGKPALISVNSIGPKPAAWMAGPSLQAQAKNMFDYVSKKKR, encoded by the coding sequence ATGTCGAACACCGTCCGCACCAGCCCGGTCCGGCGCCGGGCCGCCCTGGCCTGCGCCTCGGTCCTGGCCGTCCTCTCGCTCACCGCGACCGCCTGCGGGCCGGAGAACGGCGACCCGAGCACCGACGCGGGCGGCACGTCCGCACCGACCGTCGCGGCGAGCGGCTCCGCGCCCGGCAAGCCGGGCCTGGGGCTGCCCACCAGCCTCGCCGACCTCGCCAACTGGAGCCTGGACGACTGGGCGAAGTTCGCCAACGACAACATCCTGAAGAACGATGTCGTCAAGGGCTTCTGGGACATGACCAAGATGGAGGCCGCGGCCGGCCGGGACACCCCCGAGTTCAGCACCCAGAGCGCCACCGCCCAGAACGAGACCGACGCGCAGCTGCCGGGCCCGATACCGGCCAAGCCCCAGGCCCACCCGTACAACGCCGCGACCGCGGTGCTCGGCAAGCTGTTCCTGGAGGACGGCAAGGGCGGCGGCGGCTACTGCTCGGCCACCGTGGTGAGCGACCCGGCGAACCCGGGCCGCAGCAACCTGGTGTACACCGCCTCGCACTGCCTGCACGAGGGCAAGGGCGGCAAGTTCTTCCAGAAGATGACCTTCGTGCCGTCCTTCAACAAGAGCGGCGCGTACAGCAACGGCAAGAAGGCCAGTGAGGCCGAGATGGCCCCGTACGGCTGGTGGGCGGCCGACGAGGCGTACGTGAGCCCGCAGTGGGCGGCCGAGGGCGGCCATGACGGCGGCCCGGTCAGCCAGTACGACTTCGGCATGATCCACGTCCACAACATGAACGGCGGCGGCAAGTCGCTGGAGGAGACGGTCGGCAGCTCGGTGCCGGTCTGGTTCAACGCCCCGCGCGACCAGATCAACTCGGCCTTCGCGTACGGCTATCCGTCCGCCGCGCCGTTCGACGGCCGCGAGCTGGAGCACTGCGACTCCACCGTCAAGCCGGCCAAGCTCTCCTTCGAGGCGGCCCGGCCGACCATGTACGTGATCGGCTGCACCATGACCCCGGGCTCCAGCGGCGGCGGCTGGTTCGTCACCAAGGACGGCAAGCCGGCCCTGATCAGCGTCAACTCGATCGGGCCGAAGCCCGCCGCCTGGATGGCCGGCCCCTCGCTGCAGGCCCAGGCCAAGAACATGTTCGACTACGTGAGCAAGAAGAAGCGCTGA
- a CDS encoding trypsin-like serine peptidase yields the protein MSPIRRSADRASGAAARPARARRRAVGAALVAAALLGSAACGPDGGGKAAPPPDGQAATTGAAPGGGGVIGGLTLPSGLPSGLLDGLPKTWDDLKKWKFEDWDNWANQHVFNNPVVKDFWNPDKMGDSKPADPAPPTTPPAGDSGASDPEPPVVKASPVARPYTKQPSGKVFFSAEGGRGNCSATVIADPAHPGRSNLVWTAGHCVHQGKGGGFYKDLVFVPAYNNSGASSGGKKAPLDQLAPLGTWWADKVVPSPQWTAEGGGTGDSASQYDFAVMRVHNQNGGGKSLEETVGSAVPVWFDAPREALSVAAWGYPLFKPFDGQELYKCDGGKPSRLSFDAKRPSMLTIGCDMTQGSSGGGWFAKMPDGRTALVSNTSIGTEEHTSLSGPYLETVAKQALEYISKK from the coding sequence ATGTCACCGATCCGCCGATCCGCCGACCGCGCGTCCGGAGCGGCCGCCCGGCCGGCCCGCGCGCGCCGCCGCGCCGTCGGCGCGGCCCTCGTCGCGGCGGCCCTCCTCGGCAGCGCCGCCTGCGGCCCCGACGGCGGCGGCAAGGCCGCCCCGCCCCCGGACGGCCAGGCGGCCACCACCGGTGCGGCGCCGGGCGGCGGCGGGGTGATCGGCGGCCTGACGCTGCCCTCGGGGCTGCCGTCCGGCCTGCTCGACGGGCTGCCGAAGACCTGGGACGACCTGAAGAAGTGGAAGTTCGAGGACTGGGACAACTGGGCCAACCAGCACGTCTTCAACAACCCGGTGGTCAAGGACTTCTGGAACCCGGACAAGATGGGCGACTCCAAGCCCGCCGACCCGGCCCCGCCGACCACGCCGCCGGCCGGCGACAGCGGCGCCAGCGACCCGGAGCCGCCGGTGGTCAAGGCCTCCCCGGTGGCCCGCCCGTACACCAAGCAGCCGTCGGGGAAGGTCTTCTTCAGCGCGGAGGGCGGGCGCGGCAACTGCTCGGCCACCGTGATCGCCGACCCGGCCCACCCCGGCAGGAGCAACCTGGTGTGGACCGCGGGCCACTGCGTCCACCAGGGCAAGGGCGGCGGCTTCTACAAGGACCTGGTCTTCGTCCCCGCGTACAACAACTCCGGTGCCTCCAGCGGCGGGAAGAAGGCGCCGCTGGACCAGCTCGCGCCGCTGGGCACCTGGTGGGCCGACAAGGTCGTGCCTTCCCCGCAGTGGACGGCCGAGGGCGGCGGCACGGGTGACTCGGCGAGCCAGTACGATTTCGCCGTCATGCGGGTGCACAACCAGAACGGCGGCGGCAAGTCGCTGGAGGAGACGGTCGGTTCGGCCGTCCCGGTCTGGTTCGACGCCCCGCGCGAGGCGCTCTCCGTCGCGGCCTGGGGCTACCCGCTCTTCAAGCCCTTCGACGGCCAGGAGTTGTACAAGTGCGACGGCGGCAAGCCGTCCCGGCTCTCGTTCGACGCCAAGCGGCCCTCGATGCTCACCATCGGCTGCGACATGACCCAGGGCTCCAGCGGCGGCGGCTGGTTCGCCAAGATGCCGGACGGAAGGACCGCCCTGGTCAGCAACACCTCGATCGGCACCGAGGAGCACACCTCGCTGAGCGGCCCGTACCTGGAGACCGTCGCCAAGCAGGCCCTGGAGTACATCTCCAAGAAGTAG